The following coding sequences lie in one Candidatus Paceibacter sp. genomic window:
- a CDS encoding LemA family protein — protein sequence MFYILLGVLGVVVIWFIASYNGFVRLVNRVKEAWADIDVQLKRRYDLIPNLVETVKGYAVHEREAFEKVTQARARALGAQTVKEKEDADNMVSSALKSIFAIAEAYPQLRAVESFTKLQDELSDTENKIQAARRFYNTNVRDLNTKIDVFPSNIVAKMFNFQKQEFFELEEEAAKEPVKVKF from the coding sequence ATTTTTTATATTTTGTTGGGCGTTTTGGGAGTCGTCGTAATCTGGTTTATCGCTTCTTACAACGGGTTTGTCCGGCTCGTTAACCGCGTTAAGGAGGCGTGGGCGGATATTGACGTGCAATTAAAGAGGCGCTACGACCTTATCCCTAATCTGGTGGAAACAGTGAAGGGTTACGCCGTTCACGAAAGGGAAGCGTTTGAGAAAGTGACGCAGGCTCGCGCCAGGGCGCTGGGCGCGCAAACGGTGAAAGAAAAAGAAGACGCGGACAACATGGTCAGCTCGGCTTTAAAATCCATTTTTGCCATCGCCGAGGCTTATCCGCAACTGCGGGCGGTGGAAAGTTTTACCAAGCTGCAGGACGAACTTTCCGACACGGAAAACAAAATCCAGGCGGCCAGGCGTTTTTACAACACCAACGTCCGCGACCTTAATACCAAAATAGACGTTTTCCCCAGTAATATCGTCGCCAAAATGTTTAATTTCCAAAAACAGGAATTTTTTGAATTGGAGGAGGAGGCGGCCAAAGAACCGGTCAAGGTAAAGTTTTAA
- a CDS encoding DUF475 domain-containing protein, translated as MDIISIILVIGGLCLFETITSIDNAIINAEVLHTMKEKARRWFLLWGLIIAVFLIRGILPWLIVWISTPQLGPIGALTAAFSNDPSVPRAIEKSAPIILIGGGVFMILLFLHWLFLEPKKYGLRGEKFFHEKGVWFFAIASVVLSAIVWFALKQNPFMAFGAVLGSTAFFITHGFKQNAEQKEKEMLRDGYSDLAKIFYLEVIDATFSIDGVLGAFAFTLSVPLILIGNGIGAFVVRQLTIGNIDRIKKYIYLKNGAMYSVLLLGLIMVLDSFGFHIPNWVSPVATSFAVGYFFWKSNNHNKKAIAV; from the coding sequence ATGGATATTATATCAATTATTCTGGTCATCGGCGGCCTGTGTTTGTTTGAAACGATAACCAGCATAGACAACGCCATTATCAACGCGGAAGTTCTCCATACAATGAAGGAGAAAGCCCGCCGATGGTTTCTGCTTTGGGGACTTATTATCGCCGTGTTTCTCATCAGGGGTATTCTGCCCTGGCTGATAGTCTGGATAAGCACCCCGCAGCTCGGTCCGATAGGCGCCCTGACCGCCGCCTTCAGCAACGACCCGAGCGTGCCGCGAGCCATAGAAAAATCCGCTCCGATAATTCTTATAGGCGGAGGGGTGTTTATGATTCTGCTTTTTTTGCACTGGCTGTTTCTGGAGCCGAAGAAATACGGCCTGCGGGGAGAAAAATTTTTCCACGAAAAAGGAGTCTGGTTTTTCGCCATCGCTTCCGTCGTCCTGTCCGCCATAGTTTGGTTTGCCCTCAAGCAAAACCCGTTTATGGCCTTTGGCGCGGTGCTCGGCTCCACCGCTTTCTTCATCACCCACGGCTTTAAACAAAACGCCGAGCAGAAAGAAAAAGAAATGTTGCGCGACGGCTATTCCGACCTGGCCAAAATATTTTATTTGGAAGTGATAGACGCCACTTTCTCCATAGACGGGGTGCTGGGCGCCTTCGCCTTCACTCTTTCCGTGCCTTTAATTTTAATCGGCAACGGTATTGGCGCGTTTGTGGTACGACAGCTCACTATCGGCAATATTGATAGGATTAAAAAATACATTTATCTCAAAAACGGGGCGATGTACTCGGTCTTGCTTCTGGGGTTGATAATGGTTTTGGACAGCTTCGGCTTCCACATCCCCAACTGGGTTTCGCCCGTAGCCACATCCTTTGCCGTGGGCTACTTCTTCTGGAAATCAAACAACCATAATAAAAAGGCTATCGCTGTGTAA
- the recJ gene encoding single-stranded-DNA-specific exonuclease RecJ: MKQWLVKDIVPEDAARELAEWPDPFRKILFHKGVKTKKEAEEFLNPAYDGGLHDPFLLDGMDKAVERISRAMKNNEKITVFGDYDADGICSCVIFHDFFKKTGFENFHVHIPDRFLEGYGLNEKAVDEFARAGTSLLITVDCGVTNGKEIEKANASGMDVVVIDHHLVQDGKTPPACAIIDPKKEDDNYPFKFLCGAGLAFKTVCALVARGGFNIVPGWERWLLDLVAVATVADMVPLVGENRVLTLYGLRKVMPKTQRSGLISFYNRLGINPSIINEEDLAFLISPRINVAGRMDHATLGYNLLTTDSEKEADWISGRLELLTADRKNQVEKISSAVMNKIGREESPKIIVDGSADWYPGVLGIAANKIMEKYGCPVFLWGRGRADKIRGSCRSNGSINLVDFMGGLPREFFSDFGGHAFSGGFTLNDGREDELGEQILDRFESYPRDNVENGFIFIDGEMKIDDMNWQFYSFLEKLRPFGVENEKPVFAFYDLPISEVRKFGNGDAHLQINFKKSGGENISAVGFFRGGDFSGLRSGQKINLAASLERNDFRGRRELRLRIEDIKMV; this comes from the coding sequence ATGAAGCAATGGTTGGTCAAAGACATAGTTCCGGAAGACGCGGCAAGAGAACTGGCAGAGTGGCCGGATCCGTTTCGGAAAATACTTTTTCACAAAGGCGTTAAAACAAAAAAGGAGGCCGAAGAATTTTTAAACCCCGCTTATGACGGCGGGCTACACGATCCGTTTTTGCTGGACGGAATGGATAAGGCCGTAGAGAGAATTTCCCGCGCGATGAAAAATAACGAGAAGATAACCGTTTTCGGCGATTATGACGCCGACGGAATCTGCTCCTGCGTCATATTCCACGACTTTTTCAAAAAAACCGGATTCGAAAACTTCCACGTCCACATTCCGGACAGGTTTCTGGAGGGCTACGGTCTGAACGAGAAAGCGGTTGACGAATTCGCCCGCGCCGGGACTTCCTTGCTCATAACCGTTGATTGCGGTGTAACCAACGGCAAAGAGATAGAAAAGGCAAATGCTTCAGGTATGGACGTGGTGGTAATAGACCACCATCTCGTTCAGGATGGTAAAACTCCTCCGGCTTGCGCCATAATTGATCCGAAAAAAGAAGATGATAATTACCCGTTCAAATTTCTGTGCGGAGCCGGACTGGCGTTTAAAACTGTTTGCGCTCTCGTCGCCCGGGGCGGCTTCAATATAGTGCCCGGCTGGGAAAGATGGCTTCTTGATCTGGTGGCGGTGGCGACCGTGGCGGATATGGTGCCGCTTGTCGGGGAAAACAGGGTGCTTACTCTTTACGGTTTAAGAAAAGTGATGCCGAAAACGCAGAGATCGGGGCTAATCTCTTTTTATAACAGACTGGGCATCAACCCTTCCATTATAAACGAAGAGGATCTGGCCTTTCTAATTTCTCCGCGCATAAACGTGGCCGGCCGGATGGACCACGCCACTTTGGGCTACAATCTTTTGACCACCGACTCAGAAAAGGAAGCCGACTGGATAAGCGGCAGATTGGAGCTTTTGACGGCGGACAGGAAAAATCAGGTGGAAAAAATATCATCAGCGGTAATGAATAAAATCGGACGGGAAGAAAGCCCAAAGATAATAGTAGATGGCAGCGCGGACTGGTATCCGGGCGTTTTGGGAATCGCGGCCAATAAAATTATGGAAAAGTACGGTTGCCCGGTGTTCCTGTGGGGAAGGGGCCGGGCCGATAAGATAAGAGGTTCCTGCCGCAGCAACGGCTCAATCAACTTGGTTGATTTTATGGGAGGGTTGCCTAGAGAATTCTTCAGCGACTTTGGCGGACACGCTTTTTCTGGAGGATTTACCTTAAACGACGGACGGGAAGATGAGTTGGGCGAGCAGATTTTGGACAGGTTTGAGTCTTATCCGCGCGATAACGTAGAAAACGGTTTTATTTTTATAGACGGAGAGATGAAAATTGACGATATGAACTGGCAGTTTTATTCTTTTTTGGAAAAATTGCGTCCGTTCGGGGTGGAAAACGAAAAGCCGGTCTTCGCCTTTTACGATTTGCCGATAAGTGAGGTGAGGAAATTCGGCAACGGCGACGCGCATCTCCAGATTAATTTCAAAAAAAGCGGCGGGGAGAACATTTCGGCGGTGGGATTTTTCAGGGGCGGCGATTTTAGCGGATTGCGAAGCGGGCAGAAAATAAATCTGGCGGCCTCGCTGGAAAGAAACGACTTCCGTGGCAGGAGAGAATTGCGCCTGCGGATAGAGGATATAAAAATGGTTTGA
- a CDS encoding ribonuclease HI family protein has protein sequence MKKEKIIVYTDGGSRGNPGPAGIGVAITDEKGNLIKGYSNFLGVKTNNEAEYEAVVFALQKLKALFGKEKVKQMEIEFKMDSQLIARQLNGQYRIEEEKLFPLFIKIWNLRMDFGPIKFTEIPREQNKEADRLANEAMDEGEIPNSKRQNPKLF, from the coding sequence ATGAAAAAAGAAAAAATAATCGTTTACACCGACGGCGGCTCGCGGGGCAACCCCGGCCCGGCGGGAATAGGTGTGGCGATAACCGACGAAAAAGGAAATCTCATCAAGGGGTACTCCAATTTTTTAGGCGTAAAAACCAACAACGAGGCCGAATACGAAGCGGTTGTCTTCGCCCTGCAAAAGCTTAAGGCCTTATTCGGCAAGGAAAAAGTAAAACAGATGGAAATTGAATTCAAAATGGACAGTCAGCTGATCGCCCGCCAGTTAAACGGACAATACCGCATTGAGGAGGAAAAACTTTTTCCGCTTTTTATCAAAATCTGGAATCTTAGAATGGACTTCGGGCCGATAAAATTTACGGAAATTCCCCGCGAGCAAAACAAGGAGGCGGACAGACTGGCCAACGAGGCGATGGATGAGGGAGAAATTCCAAATTCCAAGCGCCAAAACCCAAAATTGTTTTAG
- a CDS encoding MBL fold metallo-hydrolase — translation MSKINKNLRYYFLGLLFLAAVFVWYAVFKETRKDLLVAFLDVGQGDAVFIQTLDGKQIMVDGGPPNKTVLRQLSRIMPFYDRTIDAVILTHPHLDHYGGLINVLRKYKVGLILDSGSENDESSGFADYQKAVEAEKSFYAQAKRGMKINLGGGAYLDILLPVINDKNIPPHDAMVVSKLVYKNNSFLLTGDMEDNLENYLLAPGARNLKSNVLKVGHHGSRTSTSEMFLGSVSPDFAVISAGAENKYGHPHKEIMERLEKFETPVLRTDEEGTIKIFSDGERISIAD, via the coding sequence ATGTCCAAAATTAATAAAAACCTCCGATATTATTTTCTCGGTCTGCTGTTTTTGGCGGCTGTTTTTGTCTGGTACGCCGTTTTTAAGGAGACTAGAAAAGATTTATTGGTCGCTTTTCTTGACGTGGGGCAGGGCGACGCTGTTTTTATTCAAACACTTGATGGAAAACAAATTATGGTGGACGGCGGGCCACCTAATAAAACGGTTTTAAGACAGCTTTCCAGAATAATGCCGTTTTACGACCGTACGATTGACGCCGTTATTCTTACCCATCCGCACCTGGACCATTACGGTGGCCTTATAAACGTTTTGAGAAAATATAAAGTCGGATTGATTCTGGATTCCGGTTCGGAAAATGATGAATCGTCCGGGTTCGCCGATTACCAAAAAGCGGTTGAAGCGGAGAAGTCTTTTTATGCCCAGGCGAAAAGAGGGATGAAAATAAATCTCGGCGGCGGCGCTTATCTGGACATTCTCCTGCCCGTAATAAACGATAAAAATATTCCTCCCCATGACGCAATGGTCGTTTCAAAATTGGTTTACAAAAATAATTCTTTTTTACTGACGGGCGATATGGAAGACAACCTGGAAAATTATCTGCTGGCGCCGGGCGCGCGAAATTTAAAAAGCAACGTTCTGAAAGTTGGTCATCATGGTTCGCGCACCTCCACTTCGGAAATGTTTTTGGGAAGCGTCAGCCCGGATTTCGCCGTTATTTCCGCCGGCGCGGAAAATAAATACGGTCATCCGCATAAGGAGATTATGGAAAGGCTGGAAAAGTTTGAGACGCCGGTTTTGCGGACGGACGAAGAGGGAACGATAAAAATTTTTAGCGACGGAGAGAGAATTTCTATTGCCGACTGA
- the rodA gene encoding rod shape-determining protein RodA: MKALTRYIGIDWTLFLAAVPLLAAGLISMRSLGAGSDYFFDRQILWIGISWVVFFVFSSVDWRFFRKTGVIMSFFLAINFLLAALLLWGKVTKGAASWFDLGFFSLEPSDPLKIIIILILAKYFSRRHTEIANIRHIILSGIYAAIPAGLVFLQPDFGSAAIIFLIWLGMITVSGVSKKHLLAIFMLAAVFLSVSWFFVLKPHQKNRIITFIDPARDARGAGYNAIQSMIAVGSGRVFGKGIGFGSQSRLEFLPEHQTDFIFAAFAEEWGFAGTLLIFLFYGIVVWRVLKNAAIGATNFETLFGIGVAVLLCAHFFVNVGMNIGLLPVTGTTLPFMSYGGSHMLTIYAALGMLMGMRRYSRHTHPEEAETEFLGPK; this comes from the coding sequence ATGAAGGCTCTCACCCGTTATATTGGCATTGACTGGACGCTTTTTCTGGCGGCGGTACCGTTGCTGGCGGCCGGACTGATAAGCATGAGGTCTTTGGGCGCGGGAAGCGACTACTTCTTTGACCGGCAAATTTTATGGATCGGCATAAGCTGGGTCGTTTTCTTCGTCTTCAGTTCCGTGGACTGGAGATTTTTCCGGAAGACAGGAGTGATAATGTCGTTCTTTCTGGCGATAAACTTTCTTCTGGCGGCACTTCTTCTTTGGGGAAAGGTGACAAAAGGAGCGGCCAGCTGGTTTGATCTGGGTTTTTTTTCGCTGGAGCCCTCCGACCCGCTCAAAATAATAATCATTCTTATTCTGGCCAAATATTTTTCCCGCCGTCACACGGAGATAGCCAACATCAGGCACATAATCCTGTCGGGAATTTACGCGGCCATTCCGGCGGGACTGGTTTTTCTTCAGCCCGACTTCGGTTCGGCGGCCATAATATTTTTGATATGGTTGGGCATGATAACGGTTTCCGGTGTAAGCAAAAAACACTTGCTGGCGATATTCATGCTTGCCGCGGTTTTCTTAAGCGTTTCCTGGTTTTTTGTCCTGAAGCCGCACCAGAAAAATCGCATCATAACTTTTATTGATCCGGCCAGAGACGCCCGGGGCGCCGGCTACAACGCCATCCAATCCATGATCGCCGTCGGCTCGGGGCGGGTGTTCGGCAAAGGAATAGGTTTCGGCAGTCAGAGCCGGCTGGAGTTTTTGCCCGAGCATCAGACAGATTTTATCTTTGCCGCTTTCGCCGAGGAGTGGGGGTTTGCCGGAACATTGCTGATATTTTTGTTTTATGGAATAGTTGTCTGGAGGGTGCTTAAAAACGCGGCCATCGGAGCCACCAATTTTGAAACTCTTTTTGGCATTGGCGTGGCTGTGCTCCTGTGCGCCCACTTTTTCGTCAACGTTGGGATGAACATCGGCCTGCTGCCCGTAACCGGCACCACCTTGCCGTTTATGAGTTATGGCGGTTCGCACATGCTTACCATTTACGCCGCCCTGGGAATGCTGATGGGCATGAGAAGATACTCCCGTCACACTCATCCCGAGGAAGCGGAAACGGAATTTCTGGGACCGAAGTAA
- a CDS encoding type I glyceraldehyde-3-phosphate dehydrogenase has translation MKIAINGFGRIGRILYRQASANKNFDIVAVNDLADRENLTYLLEHDSVYGKFELPEYFSRIKFFQEKDTSKLPWGKLDVDVVVESTGFFDSYEKSEPHLNVGAKRVVITAPVKDDKTLTFTPEVCSKDIAKFKITSNASCTTNAVTPVLAILDEELGIKSALLNTVHAYTATQGIVDRPDARDWRRGRAGALNISPSSTGAAVAAAKALPEMEGRFDGVAVRVPVPSGSLADITFISGRETSAEEVNKILAEKSLLPRWNGIIKVSNEQIVSSDIVGEPYGSIVDAAFTRVASGNLVKVLSWYDNEYGYAAMLVKHLETLKKYL, from the coding sequence ATGAAGATAGCCATCAACGGGTTTGGGCGAATAGGCAGGATTCTTTATCGGCAGGCTTCGGCGAATAAAAATTTTGACATCGTGGCCGTAAACGACTTGGCGGACAGGGAAAATTTAACTTATTTGCTTGAGCATGACTCGGTTTACGGAAAATTTGAATTGCCGGAATATTTCAGCCGGATAAAATTTTTTCAGGAAAAAGATACTTCTAAGCTGCCGTGGGGCAAGTTGGACGTTGACGTTGTCGTGGAGTCCACCGGATTTTTTGATTCTTACGAGAAGTCGGAGCCGCACCTTAACGTCGGAGCGAAAAGGGTTGTCATCACCGCGCCGGTCAAAGACGATAAAACCCTTACCTTTACTCCGGAGGTTTGCTCTAAAGACATAGCCAAGTTTAAAATAACTTCCAACGCTTCCTGCACCACCAACGCCGTCACTCCTGTTTTGGCGATTCTGGACGAAGAGCTGGGCATCAAAAGCGCGCTGCTCAACACCGTCCACGCCTACACTGCCACACAGGGGATAGTGGACAGACCGGATGCTAGAGACTGGAGGCGGGGCAGGGCGGGAGCTCTCAATATTTCTCCATCCAGCACCGGAGCCGCCGTCGCCGCCGCCAAAGCCTTGCCGGAAATGGAAGGCAGGTTTGACGGGGTGGCGGTGAGGGTGCCCGTTCCTTCCGGCTCTCTGGCGGACATTACTTTTATAAGCGGACGGGAAACTTCGGCCGAAGAAGTCAACAAAATACTGGCGGAGAAATCATTGCTGCCGCGCTGGAACGGAATAATCAAAGTTTCCAACGAGCAAATTGTTTCTTCCGATATTGTCGGAGAGCCTTACGGCTCCATCGTGGACGCGGCTTTTACCCGCGTGGCAAGCGGCAATCTGGTCAAAGTTCTTTCCTGGTACGACAATGAATACGGCTACGCCGCCATGCTGGTTAAACACCTGGAAACGCTTAAAAAATACCTCTAA
- a CDS encoding HIT family protein: MNNCVFCKIINGEIPADKIYEDADFLAFLDINPINSGHALLIPKTHYENLYNIPDKVLSAIAPLIKKLAVAVKQGINADGINIGMNNDSAAGQVVPHAHFHIIPRFSDDGLRHWPGKPYANKEEAAEMVKKIKSGI; encoded by the coding sequence ATGAATAATTGTGTTTTTTGCAAAATAATAAACGGCGAGATTCCAGCGGATAAAATTTACGAAGACGCCGATTTTTTGGCTTTCCTGGACATCAACCCCATCAATTCGGGACACGCGCTTTTGATACCGAAAACCCACTACGAAAATCTCTATAATATCCCGGATAAAGTTTTGTCGGCCATCGCTCCGCTTATTAAAAAACTGGCCGTTGCCGTAAAACAAGGAATAAACGCCGACGGCATAAACATAGGCATGAACAATGATTCTGCCGCCGGCCAAGTTGTTCCCCATGCCCATTTTCACATCATCCCCCGATTTTCTGACGACGGCTTGCGCCACTGGCCGGGCAAACCGTACGCCAACAAAGAAGAAGCCGCCGAAATGGTAAAAAAGATAAAAAGTGGAATTTAA
- a CDS encoding ComEC family competence protein codes for MPRKYLTTIISGFISGIFVSSFVDFGWVLAALFIFLGGCFFLFYGFNRVKIFLAAGLIFVSCGLGQLRYGISDFGGENPLMESKMGQISVLAGIIVDEPEEKENYLRFVFEEEENNSKILVYAQKYPEYKYGDKLKISGVLKKPEDYHQGVSLIRKSRKPLDGANNFSWPAYLAKDGIYYEMFYPQVEFVSSGNGFWVKEKLFDLKRKFLTAISDSVPEPHAAFLGGITVGARESLPKNLQEDFRTTGVAHIVALSGYNITIVAEAVMLFFSFLPRYLAIGGGATGVILFAVMTGASATVLRASVMALLALAARSTGRIYAASWALFLAGFFMVLQNPKILRFDTSFHLSFLATLGLIYLSPFVKEKLFFITDKFNLREIFAATISAQIFVLPLLVYKTGLFSIVSLPVNFLILPFIPMTMFFGFATGILGIFSGILAAPLGWISYALLQYELFVVDIFAKLPFSAVNIQGFSEALVILSYTAIAFLLWLFDFQKK; via the coding sequence ATGCCGCGTAAATATTTGACTACTATTATTTCCGGTTTTATATCGGGGATTTTTGTTTCTTCCTTTGTTGATTTCGGCTGGGTGTTGGCGGCACTTTTTATTTTTTTAGGCGGATGTTTTTTCCTGTTTTACGGTTTTAATCGGGTGAAAATTTTTTTGGCCGCCGGACTGATTTTTGTTTCGTGCGGACTCGGGCAATTAAGGTACGGCATCAGCGATTTTGGCGGAGAAAATCCGTTGATGGAATCAAAGATGGGGCAAATATCTGTTTTGGCGGGAATTATAGTTGACGAGCCAGAGGAAAAAGAAAATTATTTGAGGTTTGTTTTTGAGGAGGAAGAAAACAATTCAAAAATCCTGGTCTATGCCCAAAAATATCCCGAATACAAATACGGCGACAAGTTAAAAATCAGCGGTGTCTTAAAAAAACCGGAAGATTACCATCAAGGGGTTTCCTTGATTAGGAAATCAAGGAAACCCCTTGATGGAGCAAACAATTTCTCCTGGCCCGCTTATCTGGCCAAAGACGGAATTTATTACGAGATGTTTTATCCGCAGGTTGAATTTGTTTCTTCTGGAAACGGTTTTTGGGTTAAGGAAAAGTTATTTGATTTGAAGCGGAAATTTTTGACGGCTATATCGGATTCCGTGCCGGAGCCGCACGCCGCTTTCCTGGGCGGCATAACCGTCGGCGCCAGAGAAAGCCTGCCGAAAAACTTGCAGGAAGATTTCAGAACGACCGGCGTGGCGCATATCGTCGCTTTGTCCGGCTACAACATTACCATCGTGGCGGAAGCCGTAATGCTGTTTTTCAGTTTTCTGCCGCGGTATCTGGCGATTGGCGGGGGAGCAACCGGAGTGATTTTGTTTGCGGTAATGACTGGCGCTTCGGCCACCGTTTTGCGCGCTTCCGTTATGGCGTTGCTGGCGTTGGCCGCCCGGTCCACGGGCAGGATTTACGCCGCCTCCTGGGCGCTGTTTCTGGCCGGTTTCTTCATGGTTTTGCAAAATCCCAAAATTTTGAGATTTGATACTTCTTTCCATCTTTCATTTCTGGCCACGCTTGGACTCATTTATCTTTCGCCTTTTGTAAAGGAGAAACTGTTTTTTATCACCGACAAATTCAATCTGCGGGAAATTTTTGCCGCCACCATTTCGGCGCAAATTTTCGTCCTGCCTCTATTGGTTTATAAAACAGGACTGTTTTCCATTGTAAGCTTGCCTGTTAATTTTTTAATCTTGCCGTTTATCCCGATGACGATGTTCTTCGGCTTTGCCACCGGAATTTTAGGAATATTCAGTGGCATATTGGCCGCGCCGCTCGGCTGGATCAGCTACGCTTTGCTTCAATATGAATTGTTTGTCGTGGATATTTTCGCCAAACTGCCGTTTTCAGCGGTAAACATCCAAGGCTTTTCAGAGGCGCTTGTGATTTTAAGTTACACAGCGATAGCCTTTTTATTATGGTTGTTTGATTTCCAGAAGAAGTAG
- the rlmN gene encoding 23S rRNA (adenine(2503)-C(2))-methyltransferase RlmN — MDIVKLEKFLNRNGHKPYRLKQIKKAVFCDLIESWEEATTLSKELREEMEKNFPLLNLKPVKTAKSKDGRTIKTVFKINGNFTIETVLMRHLKDRNTVCVSSQAGCAMGCGFCATGKGGFKRNLDSAEIVDQVLYFARYLKRKWQGSTLTSNGKVEPCHSEGVVNNIVFMGMGEPFLNYESVMEALKILNDKDGLNIGARHISVSTCGVTPGIKRFADENFQVNLAVSLHSPDNDMRSVLMPINKIYPLKEVMEAVDEYIEKTNRKVMFEYLMIEGINDTDKDAEKLAKLMKGSLYHLNLIKYHDHARNVPTNIETSEAGRLQYSPSSETKRNQFFDRLKKLGVSVTFRASLGEDILAACGQLAGK; from the coding sequence ATGGACATAGTTAAGTTAGAAAAATTTTTGAATAGAAACGGTCACAAACCTTACCGCTTAAAGCAGATCAAGAAAGCGGTTTTTTGCGATTTGATAGAAAGCTGGGAGGAGGCGACGACCTTATCTAAGGAATTGCGGGAGGAAATGGAGAAAAATTTTCCGTTGTTGAACCTGAAGCCGGTTAAAACCGCAAAATCAAAAGACGGCCGGACCATCAAAACAGTTTTCAAAATAAACGGAAATTTTACCATTGAAACTGTTTTGATGAGGCACCTAAAGGACAGAAATACGGTCTGCGTTTCTTCGCAAGCCGGCTGCGCCATGGGTTGCGGCTTCTGCGCCACCGGCAAAGGCGGATTTAAAAGAAATTTGGATAGCGCGGAGATAGTGGATCAGGTTTTGTATTTCGCGCGATATTTGAAACGTAAATGGCAAGGTTCAACCTTGACATCGAATGGCAAGGTTGAACCTTGCCATTCAGAAGGCGTGGTCAACAACATCGTTTTTATGGGCATGGGCGAGCCGTTTTTGAATTACGAGAGCGTTATGGAGGCGCTAAAAATTTTAAACGACAAAGATGGATTAAACATCGGCGCCAGGCATATTTCCGTTTCCACCTGCGGCGTTACTCCGGGAATAAAAAGATTCGCCGATGAAAATTTCCAGGTCAATCTGGCTGTTTCTCTGCACTCTCCGGACAACGACATGAGGTCAGTTTTGATGCCAATAAACAAAATTTATCCCTTAAAGGAAGTAATGGAAGCGGTAGATGAATACATAGAAAAAACAAACCGCAAAGTTATGTTTGAGTATCTGATGATTGAGGGCATAAACGATACGGATAAAGACGCAGAAAAGCTGGCCAAACTGATGAAGGGGTCGCTCTATCATTTAAACCTCATAAAATACCACGACCACGCCCGCAACGTCCCGACAAACATCGAGACTAGCGAGGCGGGCAGGTTGCAGTATAGCCCATCTTCTGAAACAAAAAGAAATCAATTTTTTGACCGGTTGAAAAAGCTGGGCGTTTCTGTTACGTTCCGCGCCAGTTTGGGCGAAGACATCTTGGCCGCCTGCGGACAATTGGCGGGGAAATGA
- a CDS encoding nucleoside-diphosphate kinase (catalyzes the formation of nucleoside triphosphate from ATP and nucleoside diphosphate), whose translation MRNPKQEKTVFIIKPDGVKRGLVGEIISRFEKRGLKIIALNMIWAAREEVDKHYPKDEAWIKRLGEKSLANYKQYGVDPKEKLGTDEPEKIGKMIREWVLDFMTSGPMVKGVVEGVHAVDMVRKICGNSLPNVADMGTIRGDFSVDSPVQANLNKRSLRNIIHASETPEEAANEIALWFSKKEIHDYKRAEEDIMF comes from the coding sequence ATGCGTAACCCAAAACAGGAGAAGACAGTTTTTATCATCAAGCCGGACGGAGTCAAAAGAGGGCTGGTCGGGGAAATCATCTCCCGTTTTGAAAAACGAGGCCTTAAGATAATCGCCCTTAATATGATATGGGCGGCAAGGGAAGAAGTGGACAAACATTACCCCAAAGACGAAGCGTGGATAAAAAGGCTGGGAGAAAAATCGTTGGCCAACTACAAACAATATGGCGTTGACCCGAAAGAAAAACTGGGCACCGACGAGCCGGAAAAAATCGGCAAAATGATACGGGAGTGGGTGCTGGACTTTATGACCAGCGGACCGATGGTTAAGGGGGTCGTGGAGGGAGTGCACGCCGTGGATATGGTGAGAAAAATTTGCGGCAACAGTTTGCCTAATGTCGCGGACATGGGGACTATAAGGGGAGATTTTTCCGTGGATTCGCCGGTTCAGGCCAATCTCAACAAACGTTCGTTGCGCAACATCATCCACGCTTCGGAGACGCCGGAGGAAGCGGCCAACGAGATTGCCCTCTGGTTTTCTAAAAAAGAAATTCACGATTATAAAAGAGCGGAGGAGGATATTATGTTTTAA